In a single window of the Gossypium hirsutum isolate 1008001.06 chromosome D02, Gossypium_hirsutum_v2.1, whole genome shotgun sequence genome:
- the LOC107909898 gene encoding endoglucanase 8-like precursor (The RefSeq protein has 2 substitutions compared to this genomic sequence), translating to MAPKPLTFPGIFSALLALSFSLLLFCHPIIGGHNYHDALRKSILFFEGQRSGRLPPDQRVKWRRDSALHDGSTAGVDLTGGYYDAGDNVKFGFPMAFTTTLLAWSIIDFGRNMGPELKNTVKAVKWSTDYLLKATEKPRVVYVQVGDAYSDHSCWERPEDMDTLRTVYKIDNAHPGSDVAGETAAALAAASIVFRKRDPAYSRLLLNRAIRVFNFADKHRGAYSSSLHSAVCPFYCDVNGYQDELLWGAAWLHKASRKRVYREYIVKNEVVLRAGDTINEFGWDNKHAGINVLISKEVLMGKADYFESFKQNADGFICSLLPGMSHPQVQYSPGGLMFKTGGSNMQHVTSLSFLLLAYSNYLSHANKVVPCGESSASPALLKHLAKRQVDYILGDNPLGISYMVGYGARFPRRIHHRGSSLPSVAAHLARIGCKAGTRYYLSPNPNPNLLVGAVVGGPNVSDAFPDSRPYFQESEPTTYINAPLVGLLAFFSAHP from the exons ATGGCGCCAAAACCCCTTACATTTCCGGGAATTTTCTCGGCACTTCTcgccttctctttttctttgctCCTCTTTTGTCATCCGATCATAGGCGGCCACAATTACCACGACGCTCTCCGCAAGAGCATTCTCTTTTTCGAAGGCCAACGATCAGGCAGACTTCCCCCTGACCAACGCGTCAAATGGCGCCGCGACTCTGCATTGCACGACGGCTCCACCGCCGGT GTGGACTTAACGGGAGGTTACTACGACGCCGGAGACAACGTGAAGTTCGGGTTCCCAATGGCATTCACGACGACTTTATTAGCTTGGAGTATCATAGATTTCGGGAGGAACATGGGGCCGGAGTTAAAGAACACCGTTAAAGCAGTGAAATGGTCGACGGATTATCTGTTGAAAGCAACGGAAAAGCCTCGAGTGGTGTACGTACAAGTGGGAGACGCCTATTCTGATCATAGCTGCTGGGAAAGGCCGGAGGACATGGATACTTTACGTACGGTGTACAAAATCGATAATGCGCATCCTGGTTCGGACGTCGCAGGTGAAACCGCCGCCGCATTGGCTGCTGCTTCCATTGTGTTCAGGAAACGAGACCCTGCATACTCCAGGTTGCTCCTCAATCGAGCCATTAGG GTGTTCAATTTTGCTGACAAGCACCGAGGTGCATATAGTAGCAGCCTGCACTCTGCAGTCTGTCCTTTTTACTGCGATGTCAATGGTTACCAG GACGAGTTGCTTTGGGGAGCCGCTTGGCTGCACAAGGCCTCAAGGAAGCGCGTATATAGAGAGTACATAGTGAAAAACGAGGTTGTCTTGAGAGCTGGAGATACCATCAATGAGTTTGGTTGGGATAACAAGCATGCTGGGATTAACGTCCTCATTTCCAAG GAAGTGCTGATGGGAAAAGCTGACTATTTCGAGTCTTTCAAGCAAAATGCTGATGGCTTTATTTGTTCTTTACTACCTGGAATGTCCCATCCTCAAGTTCAGTACTCTCCCG gtggACTGATGTTCAAAACTGGAGGGAGTAACATGCAGCATGTAACGTCGTTGTCTTTCCTTCTTTTAGCCTATTCAAATTACCTAAGCCATGCTAACAAGGTAGTTCCATGTGGTGAATCATCAGCCTCCCCTGCCCTTCTCAAACACTTGGCCAAACGCCAG GTAGACTACATTCTGGGGGATAATCCTTTAGGGATATCCTACATGGTTGGGTATGGTGCACGATTTCCTCGGAGGATTCATCACAGGGGCAGCTCACTGCCATCGGTCGCGGCCCACCCGGCTCGCATCGGTTGCAAAGCGGGGACTCGCTATTATCTAAGCCCAAACCCCAACCCCAATTTACTAGTGGGAGCAGTAGTGGGTGGGCCTAATGTGTCGGATGCCTTTCCAGATTCAAGGCCTTATTTTCAAGAGTCGGAGCCCACAACCTACATCAATGCGCCACTTGTTGGTCTCCTTGCATTCTTTTCAGCCCACCCTTGA
- the LOC107909900 gene encoding protein C2-DOMAIN ABA-RELATED 9 isoform X1: MDTLGLLRIRVRRGYNLIVRDKIASSSDPYVVITTTQQKVKTNVVKKNCNPEWCDEVSLSIKDLNDPIELTVYDKDTLGADDPMGTAEIDLKPYLEAARLRKELQELPNGCALKKVQPSGTNDLADESRILWENGRITQDMRLKLRNVESGEVLIQIEWVDIPGCKGLDPDF, translated from the exons ATGGATACGTTGGGACTTCTCAGAATTAGGGTCCGAAGAGGCTACAATCTTATTGTTCGTGATAAGATAGCGTCTAGCAGTGATCCATATGTTGTCATCACCACCACTCAACAG AAAGTGAAAACAAATGTGGTGAAAAAAAACTGCAATCCCGAGTGGTGTGATGAAGTGAGTCTTTCAATCAAAGATCTTAATGATCCAATCGAGTTA ACGGTGTACGACAAAGACACGTTGGGTGCGGATGATCCTATGGGAACTGCAGAGATTGACTTAAAACCATACTTAGAAGCAGCGAGGTTAAGGAAAGAGTTGCAAGAACTCCCAAATGGCTGTGCACTCAAGAAAGTACAGCCAAGCGGGACAAATGACCTCGCTGATGAAAGCCGCATTCTTTGGGAAAATGGCAGGATCACCCAAGACATGCGTCTCAAACTCAGGAATGTTGAAAGTGGGGAAGTTTTAATCCAAATAGAGTGGGTTGATATCCCTGGCTGCAAGGGTTTGGATCCTGATTTCTGA
- the LOC107909900 gene encoding protein C2-DOMAIN ABA-RELATED 9 isoform X2, with amino-acid sequence MDTLGLLRIRVRRGYNLIVRDKIASSSDPYVVITTTQQTVYDKDTLGADDPMGTAEIDLKPYLEAARLRKELQELPNGCALKKVQPSGTNDLADESRILWENGRITQDMRLKLRNVESGEVLIQIEWVDIPGCKGLDPDF; translated from the exons ATGGATACGTTGGGACTTCTCAGAATTAGGGTCCGAAGAGGCTACAATCTTATTGTTCGTGATAAGATAGCGTCTAGCAGTGATCCATATGTTGTCATCACCACCACTCAACAG ACGGTGTACGACAAAGACACGTTGGGTGCGGATGATCCTATGGGAACTGCAGAGATTGACTTAAAACCATACTTAGAAGCAGCGAGGTTAAGGAAAGAGTTGCAAGAACTCCCAAATGGCTGTGCACTCAAGAAAGTACAGCCAAGCGGGACAAATGACCTCGCTGATGAAAGCCGCATTCTTTGGGAAAATGGCAGGATCACCCAAGACATGCGTCTCAAACTCAGGAATGTTGAAAGTGGGGAAGTTTTAATCCAAATAGAGTGGGTTGATATCCCTGGCTGCAAGGGTTTGGATCCTGATTTCTGA